One Vespa velutina chromosome 12, iVesVel2.1, whole genome shotgun sequence DNA window includes the following coding sequences:
- the LOC124953502 gene encoding leucine-rich PPR motif-containing protein, mitochondrial-like isoform X1, with the protein MALFFNSTKYFRCLRNISKRIQINNSYKNFLYLKDEELTLQERNLANQQTKLSDIDNIMKKIDNKYQHEGLIDKHLIEDIINCIQIEGKLESSQALLTLRCCNILIQCTQEQRIKFANTLWKLCNIYNVPMDITLYNALLQVYIENNYTFSPLNILSDMKKRFIQPNKVTYMKFLEYFCKHGNITKAIIVCQCLKNEKLPLDINIFNLLIIGYSQIGDLNSAINVLDVIRKINLLPSNETYTALMCAFAKFNDIVRIREILSKCQKKNVNFTNENILDVIYTLIVNRNVDHIDEMLWILKKPYHTEGIHFFGKIIDIKQEDIAIKILFYMYPYIKNNFCRNEYETFFINKFICSNVIPEKIIDICSHFYMKFGNTKIFTEAIYISFKHDNDLLTLRLLKEWKNNGHKLRPHYFWPFLVKAQNNHDIKGLLKYIKDMISVYNVEPCINTIANFIIPNLLGVDSSSSSLLKEYGISEETVRNATVYYLLQNNKTRSSYMYVLKYPTYYNDFILGNLLRQALFNTYDIDSYLEIVRHLYVETNTGQKEKVSMTDKIYDIMDFLHKNPTCISKILQYLSKNKLQFSNDFYHVLLDYQNKNLTKEEMELLKSINKDSSMTSITQMENEQSQTKNSMSKKLHSFTSCDPIMLFKLFLRSNSWSTSIPHEIYIFVTDQLLKRYTNEESKIILKKLINQYRICATCKLSLTYAQNLISLGYLDDAAEIIEYTGKVIKIRSKIVDDYTKSLLGEAALMGNDRIVKRFYDILLNIQYVKLSQNFLDPLVIIHIKQGNIIKALEIAETLSEKYKHIPALKELIESVVLTKDMKLLQHLINVATKTYNEQYILMELILCFLKNDYEEEAKRIIKIFCTSNYKFTIIQESLQNSFEERNIKILEKLLDLSVDYPDIDRFVIYENLVTIYATKRDYKSGLNLWRRMQKEKVSPTDNSITYFNKLFRENNINLLSIFNSN; encoded by the exons atggcattatttttcaattccaCTAAGTATTTTAGATgtcttagaaatatttctaaacgtATTCAAATCAATAAcagttataaaaattttttatatttgaaagatgAAGAATTAACCTTACAAGAAAG aaatttagcAAATcaacaaacaaaattatcggacattgataatataatgaaaaagatagataacaAATACCAACATGAAGGTTTAATAGATAAACACTTGATAGAAGATATCATAAATTGTATTCAAATAGAAG GAAAACTTGAATCTTCACAGGCTCTTTTAACTCTTCGTTGTTGTAATATCTTGATACAATGTACACAAGAGCAAAGGATAAAGTTTGCAAATACCTTGTGGAAGTTATGCAATATTTATA ATGTCCCAATGGATATAACTCTTTATAATGCGCTATTACAagtttatattgaaaataattatacattttccccattgaatattttatctgATATGAAGAAACGATTTATTCAACCAAATAAAGTTACATACATGAAATTTTTAGAGTACTTTTGTAAACATGGAAATATAACAAAAGCGATAATTGTATGTCAATGTCTGAAGAATGAAAAGTTAcctttagatataaatatctttaatttattaataataggaTACTCTCAAATTGG cGATCTAAATAGTGCAATAAATGTTCTTGATGTCATACGAAAGATTAATCTACTGCCTTCAAATGAGACTTATACTGCACTTATGTGTGCTTTTGCAAAATTCAATGACATCGTAAGGATACGAGAAATACTATCTAaatgtcaaaagaaaaatgtaaattttacaaatgaaaatatattagatgtGATATATACATTGATAGTTAATAGAAATGTAGATCATATAGATGAG ATGCTCTGGATACTGAAAAAACCATACCATACCGAAGGAATACATTTTTTCGGAAAGATCATTGATATAAAACAAGAAGATATAgctataaaaatacttttttatatgtacccttatataaaaaataatttttgcagGAATGAATATGAAACTttcttcataaataaatttatatgcaGTAACGTG atccctgaaaaaattatagatatatgttcACATTTTTACATGAAATTTGGTAATACCAAAATATTTACAGAagcaatttatatttcttttaaacatGATAATGACCTTCTAACTTTAAGATTAttgaaagaatggaaaaacaaTGGTCATAAACTTAGGCCGCATTATTTTTGGCCATTTTTAGTTAAAGCTCAAAATAATCATGATATTAAAG gtCTTCTGAAATACATTAAGGATATGATCAGTGTATATAACGTTGAACCTTGTATAAATACAAttgcaaattttattatacctaATTTATTAGGCGTTGATTCCTCTTCTAGTTCTTTATTAAAGGAATACGGCATATCAGAGGAAACAGTAAGAAATGCTAcagtttattatttgttacagAATAACAAAACAAGATCTTCTTACATGTATG ttttaaaatatccaacttattataatgatttcatATTGGGAAATTTACTCAGGCAAGCATTATTTAACACATATGATATTGATTCCTATTTGGAAATTGTAAGGCATTTGTATGTAGAAACAAACActggacagaaagagaaagtttctatgactgataaaatatatgatattatggATTTCTTACATAAAAATCCTACATGCATTTCAAAG ATATTgcaatatttatcgaaaaacaAATTACAATTTTCCAATGATTTTTACCATGTTTTACttgattatcaaaataaaaatttaacgaaggaGGAAATGGAactattaaaaagtataaataaggATTCTTcg ATGACAAGTATAACACAAATGGAAAATGAACAATCACAAACGAAAAATTCGATGTCAAAAAAATTGCATTCTTTTACTTCTTGTGACCCTATAATGCTATTCAAACTCTTCTtg CGATCAAACAGCTGGAGTACTTCTATTCCAcacgaaatatatatctttgtaacAGACCAGTTGTTAAAACGATATACGAACgaggaaagtaaaataattctaaaaaaattaataaatcaatatcgTATTTGTGCTACCTGCAAATTATCTTTAACTTATGCACagaatttaatatcattaggCTATTTAGatg ATGCAGCAGAAATAATTGAGTATActggaaaagtaataaaaatcagAAGCAAGATAGTAGACGATTACACTAAATCGTTATTGGGTGAAGCTGCTTTAATGGGCAATGATAGAAtagtaaaaagattttatgaCATACTCctaaatatacaatatgtgAAATTATCACAGAATTTTTTAGATCCACTTGtcataattcatattaaaca gggtaatataattaaagctTTGGAAATTGCTGAAACATTgagtgaaaaatataaacatatacccgcattaaaagaattaattgaatCAGTAGTCTTAACAAAAGATATGAAACTATTGCAACATCTTATAAATGTTGCTACAAAAACTTATAATGagcaatatattttaatggagTTAATACTATGCTTTCTGAAGAATGATTACGAAGAGGAAgctaaaagaataataaaa ATTTTTTGTACAtccaattataaatttacaattatacaGGAAAGCTTACAGAATTCTTTTGAAGAAAggaatatcaaaatattggAGAAATTACTTGACTTGTCAGTTGACTATCCTGATATAGACAGATTTGTTATATACGAGAATCTTGTCACAATTTATG ctACAAAAAGAGATTACAAAAGTGGATTAAATTTATGGAGAAGAatgcagaaagagaaagtatcaCCGACTGATAATtcaattacatattttaataagctatttagagaaaataacataaatttacTGTCTATTTTCAATTCAAATTGA
- the LOC124953502 gene encoding leucine-rich PPR motif-containing protein, mitochondrial-like isoform X3, with protein sequence MALFFNSTKYFRCLRNISKRIQINNSYKNFLYLKDEELTLQERNLANQQTKLSDIDNIMKKIDNKYQHEGLIDKHLIEDIINCIQIEGKLESSQALLTLRCCNILIQCTQEQRIKFANTLWKLCNIYNVPMDITLYNALLQVYIENNYTFSPLNILSDMKKRFIQPNKVTYMKFLEYFCKHGNITKAIIVCQCLKNEKLPLDINIFNLLIIGYSQIGDLNSAINVLDVIRKINLLPSNETYTALMCAFAKFNDIVRIREILSKCQKKNVNFTNENILDVIYTLIVNRNVDHIDEMLWILKKPYHTEGIHFFGKIIDIKQEDIAIKILFYMYPYIKNNFCRNEYETFFINKFICSNVIPEKIIDICSHFYMKFGNTKIFTEAIYISFKHDNDLLTLRLLKEWKNNGHKLRPHYFWPFLVKAQNNHDIKGLLKYIKDMISVYNVEPCINTIANFIIPNLLGVDSSSSSLLKEYGISEETVRNATVYYLLQNNKTRSSYMYVLKYPTYYNDFILGNLLRQALFNTYDIDSYLEIVRHLYVETNTGQKEKVSMTDKIYDIMDFLHKNPTCISKMTSITQMENEQSQTKNSMSKKLHSFTSCDPIMLFKLFLRSNSWSTSIPHEIYIFVTDQLLKRYTNEESKIILKKLINQYRICATCKLSLTYAQNLISLGYLDDAAEIIEYTGKVIKIRSKIVDDYTKSLLGEAALMGNDRIVKRFYDILLNIQYVKLSQNFLDPLVIIHIKQGNIIKALEIAETLSEKYKHIPALKELIESVVLTKDMKLLQHLINVATKTYNEQYILMELILCFLKNDYEEEAKRIIKIFCTSNYKFTIIQESLQNSFEERNIKILEKLLDLSVDYPDIDRFVIYENLVTIYATKRDYKSGLNLWRRMQKEKVSPTDNSITYFNKLFRENNINLLSIFNSN encoded by the exons atggcattatttttcaattccaCTAAGTATTTTAGATgtcttagaaatatttctaaacgtATTCAAATCAATAAcagttataaaaattttttatatttgaaagatgAAGAATTAACCTTACAAGAAAG aaatttagcAAATcaacaaacaaaattatcggacattgataatataatgaaaaagatagataacaAATACCAACATGAAGGTTTAATAGATAAACACTTGATAGAAGATATCATAAATTGTATTCAAATAGAAG GAAAACTTGAATCTTCACAGGCTCTTTTAACTCTTCGTTGTTGTAATATCTTGATACAATGTACACAAGAGCAAAGGATAAAGTTTGCAAATACCTTGTGGAAGTTATGCAATATTTATA ATGTCCCAATGGATATAACTCTTTATAATGCGCTATTACAagtttatattgaaaataattatacattttccccattgaatattttatctgATATGAAGAAACGATTTATTCAACCAAATAAAGTTACATACATGAAATTTTTAGAGTACTTTTGTAAACATGGAAATATAACAAAAGCGATAATTGTATGTCAATGTCTGAAGAATGAAAAGTTAcctttagatataaatatctttaatttattaataataggaTACTCTCAAATTGG cGATCTAAATAGTGCAATAAATGTTCTTGATGTCATACGAAAGATTAATCTACTGCCTTCAAATGAGACTTATACTGCACTTATGTGTGCTTTTGCAAAATTCAATGACATCGTAAGGATACGAGAAATACTATCTAaatgtcaaaagaaaaatgtaaattttacaaatgaaaatatattagatgtGATATATACATTGATAGTTAATAGAAATGTAGATCATATAGATGAG ATGCTCTGGATACTGAAAAAACCATACCATACCGAAGGAATACATTTTTTCGGAAAGATCATTGATATAAAACAAGAAGATATAgctataaaaatacttttttatatgtacccttatataaaaaataatttttgcagGAATGAATATGAAACTttcttcataaataaatttatatgcaGTAACGTG atccctgaaaaaattatagatatatgttcACATTTTTACATGAAATTTGGTAATACCAAAATATTTACAGAagcaatttatatttcttttaaacatGATAATGACCTTCTAACTTTAAGATTAttgaaagaatggaaaaacaaTGGTCATAAACTTAGGCCGCATTATTTTTGGCCATTTTTAGTTAAAGCTCAAAATAATCATGATATTAAAG gtCTTCTGAAATACATTAAGGATATGATCAGTGTATATAACGTTGAACCTTGTATAAATACAAttgcaaattttattatacctaATTTATTAGGCGTTGATTCCTCTTCTAGTTCTTTATTAAAGGAATACGGCATATCAGAGGAAACAGTAAGAAATGCTAcagtttattatttgttacagAATAACAAAACAAGATCTTCTTACATGTATG ttttaaaatatccaacttattataatgatttcatATTGGGAAATTTACTCAGGCAAGCATTATTTAACACATATGATATTGATTCCTATTTGGAAATTGTAAGGCATTTGTATGTAGAAACAAACActggacagaaagagaaagtttctatgactgataaaatatatgatattatggATTTCTTACATAAAAATCCTACATGCATTTCAAAG ATGACAAGTATAACACAAATGGAAAATGAACAATCACAAACGAAAAATTCGATGTCAAAAAAATTGCATTCTTTTACTTCTTGTGACCCTATAATGCTATTCAAACTCTTCTtg CGATCAAACAGCTGGAGTACTTCTATTCCAcacgaaatatatatctttgtaacAGACCAGTTGTTAAAACGATATACGAACgaggaaagtaaaataattctaaaaaaattaataaatcaatatcgTATTTGTGCTACCTGCAAATTATCTTTAACTTATGCACagaatttaatatcattaggCTATTTAGatg ATGCAGCAGAAATAATTGAGTATActggaaaagtaataaaaatcagAAGCAAGATAGTAGACGATTACACTAAATCGTTATTGGGTGAAGCTGCTTTAATGGGCAATGATAGAAtagtaaaaagattttatgaCATACTCctaaatatacaatatgtgAAATTATCACAGAATTTTTTAGATCCACTTGtcataattcatattaaaca gggtaatataattaaagctTTGGAAATTGCTGAAACATTgagtgaaaaatataaacatatacccgcattaaaagaattaattgaatCAGTAGTCTTAACAAAAGATATGAAACTATTGCAACATCTTATAAATGTTGCTACAAAAACTTATAATGagcaatatattttaatggagTTAATACTATGCTTTCTGAAGAATGATTACGAAGAGGAAgctaaaagaataataaaa ATTTTTTGTACAtccaattataaatttacaattatacaGGAAAGCTTACAGAATTCTTTTGAAGAAAggaatatcaaaatattggAGAAATTACTTGACTTGTCAGTTGACTATCCTGATATAGACAGATTTGTTATATACGAGAATCTTGTCACAATTTATG ctACAAAAAGAGATTACAAAAGTGGATTAAATTTATGGAGAAGAatgcagaaagagaaagtatcaCCGACTGATAATtcaattacatattttaataagctatttagagaaaataacataaatttacTGTCTATTTTCAATTCAAATTGA
- the LOC124953502 gene encoding leucine-rich PPR motif-containing protein, mitochondrial-like isoform X2 → MALFFNSTKYFRCLRNISKRIQINNSYKNFLYLKDEELTLQERNLANQQTKLSDIDNIMKKIDNKYQHEGLIDKHLIEDIINCIQIEGKLESSQALLTLRCCNILIQCTQEQRIKFANTLWKLCNIYNVPMDITLYNALLQVYIENNYTFSPLNILSDMKKRFIQPNKVTYMKFLEYFCKHGNITKAIIVCQCLKNEKLPLDINIFNLLIIGYSQIGDLNSAINVLDVIRKINLLPSNETYTALMCAFAKFNDIVRIREILSKCQKKNVNFTNENILDVIYTLIVNRNVDHIDEMLWILKKPYHTEGIHFFGKIIDIKQEDIAIKILFYMYPYIKNNFCRNEYETFFINKFICSNVIPEKIIDICSHFYMKFGNTKIFTEAIYISFKHDNDLLTLRLLKEWKNNGHKLRPHYFWPFLVKAQNNHDIKGLLKYIKDMISVYNVEPCINTIANFIIPNLLGVDSSSSSLLKEYGISEETVRNATVYYLLQNNKTRSSYMYVLKYPTYYNDFILGNLLRQALFNTYDIDSYLEIVRHLYVETNTGQKEKVSMTDKIYDIMDFLHKNPTCISKILQYLSKNKLQFSNDFYHVLLDYQNKNLTKEEMELLKSINKDSSMTSITQMENEQSQTKNSMSKKLHSFTSCDPIMLFKLFLRSNSWSTSIPHEIYIFVTDQLLKRYTNEESKIILKKLINQYRICATCKLSLTYAQNLISLGYLDDAAEIIEYTGKVIKIRSKIVDDYTKSLLGEAALMGNDRIVKRFYDILLNIQYVKLSQNFLDPLVIIHIKQGNIIKALEIAETLSEKYKHIPALKELIESVVLTKDMKLLQHLINVATKTYNEQYILMELILCFLKNDYEEEAKRIIKIFCTSNYKFTIIQESLQNSFEERNIKILEKLLDLSVDYPDIDRFVIYENLVTIYGQYYDYMYYSLMKIF, encoded by the exons atggcattatttttcaattccaCTAAGTATTTTAGATgtcttagaaatatttctaaacgtATTCAAATCAATAAcagttataaaaattttttatatttgaaagatgAAGAATTAACCTTACAAGAAAG aaatttagcAAATcaacaaacaaaattatcggacattgataatataatgaaaaagatagataacaAATACCAACATGAAGGTTTAATAGATAAACACTTGATAGAAGATATCATAAATTGTATTCAAATAGAAG GAAAACTTGAATCTTCACAGGCTCTTTTAACTCTTCGTTGTTGTAATATCTTGATACAATGTACACAAGAGCAAAGGATAAAGTTTGCAAATACCTTGTGGAAGTTATGCAATATTTATA ATGTCCCAATGGATATAACTCTTTATAATGCGCTATTACAagtttatattgaaaataattatacattttccccattgaatattttatctgATATGAAGAAACGATTTATTCAACCAAATAAAGTTACATACATGAAATTTTTAGAGTACTTTTGTAAACATGGAAATATAACAAAAGCGATAATTGTATGTCAATGTCTGAAGAATGAAAAGTTAcctttagatataaatatctttaatttattaataataggaTACTCTCAAATTGG cGATCTAAATAGTGCAATAAATGTTCTTGATGTCATACGAAAGATTAATCTACTGCCTTCAAATGAGACTTATACTGCACTTATGTGTGCTTTTGCAAAATTCAATGACATCGTAAGGATACGAGAAATACTATCTAaatgtcaaaagaaaaatgtaaattttacaaatgaaaatatattagatgtGATATATACATTGATAGTTAATAGAAATGTAGATCATATAGATGAG ATGCTCTGGATACTGAAAAAACCATACCATACCGAAGGAATACATTTTTTCGGAAAGATCATTGATATAAAACAAGAAGATATAgctataaaaatacttttttatatgtacccttatataaaaaataatttttgcagGAATGAATATGAAACTttcttcataaataaatttatatgcaGTAACGTG atccctgaaaaaattatagatatatgttcACATTTTTACATGAAATTTGGTAATACCAAAATATTTACAGAagcaatttatatttcttttaaacatGATAATGACCTTCTAACTTTAAGATTAttgaaagaatggaaaaacaaTGGTCATAAACTTAGGCCGCATTATTTTTGGCCATTTTTAGTTAAAGCTCAAAATAATCATGATATTAAAG gtCTTCTGAAATACATTAAGGATATGATCAGTGTATATAACGTTGAACCTTGTATAAATACAAttgcaaattttattatacctaATTTATTAGGCGTTGATTCCTCTTCTAGTTCTTTATTAAAGGAATACGGCATATCAGAGGAAACAGTAAGAAATGCTAcagtttattatttgttacagAATAACAAAACAAGATCTTCTTACATGTATG ttttaaaatatccaacttattataatgatttcatATTGGGAAATTTACTCAGGCAAGCATTATTTAACACATATGATATTGATTCCTATTTGGAAATTGTAAGGCATTTGTATGTAGAAACAAACActggacagaaagagaaagtttctatgactgataaaatatatgatattatggATTTCTTACATAAAAATCCTACATGCATTTCAAAG ATATTgcaatatttatcgaaaaacaAATTACAATTTTCCAATGATTTTTACCATGTTTTACttgattatcaaaataaaaatttaacgaaggaGGAAATGGAactattaaaaagtataaataaggATTCTTcg ATGACAAGTATAACACAAATGGAAAATGAACAATCACAAACGAAAAATTCGATGTCAAAAAAATTGCATTCTTTTACTTCTTGTGACCCTATAATGCTATTCAAACTCTTCTtg CGATCAAACAGCTGGAGTACTTCTATTCCAcacgaaatatatatctttgtaacAGACCAGTTGTTAAAACGATATACGAACgaggaaagtaaaataattctaaaaaaattaataaatcaatatcgTATTTGTGCTACCTGCAAATTATCTTTAACTTATGCACagaatttaatatcattaggCTATTTAGatg ATGCAGCAGAAATAATTGAGTATActggaaaagtaataaaaatcagAAGCAAGATAGTAGACGATTACACTAAATCGTTATTGGGTGAAGCTGCTTTAATGGGCAATGATAGAAtagtaaaaagattttatgaCATACTCctaaatatacaatatgtgAAATTATCACAGAATTTTTTAGATCCACTTGtcataattcatattaaaca gggtaatataattaaagctTTGGAAATTGCTGAAACATTgagtgaaaaatataaacatatacccgcattaaaagaattaattgaatCAGTAGTCTTAACAAAAGATATGAAACTATTGCAACATCTTATAAATGTTGCTACAAAAACTTATAATGagcaatatattttaatggagTTAATACTATGCTTTCTGAAGAATGATTACGAAGAGGAAgctaaaagaataataaaa ATTTTTTGTACAtccaattataaatttacaattatacaGGAAAGCTTACAGAATTCTTTTGAAGAAAggaatatcaaaatattggAGAAATTACTTGACTTGTCAGTTGACTATCCTGATATAGACAGATTTGTTATATACGAGAATCTTGTCACAATTTATGGTCagtattatgattatatgtaCTACAGtttaatgaaaatcttttga
- the LOC124953502 gene encoding leucine-rich PPR motif-containing protein, mitochondrial-like isoform X6, translating into MALFFNSTKYFRCLRNISKRIQINNSYKNFLYLKDEELTLQERNLANQQTKLSDIDNIMKKIDNKYQHEGLIDKHLIEDIINCIQIEGKLESSQALLTLRCCNILIQCTQEQRIKFANTLWKLCNIYNVPMDITLYNALLQVYIENNYTFSPLNILSDMKKRFIQPNKVTYMKFLEYFCKHGNITKAIIVCQCLKNEKLPLDINIFNLLIIGYSQIGDLNSAINVLDVIRKINLLPSNETYTALMCAFAKFNDIVRIREILSKCQKKNVNFTNENILDVIYTLIVNRNVDHIDEMLWILKKPYHTEGIHFFGKIIDIKQEDIAIKILFYMYPYIKNNFCRNEYETFFINKFICSNVIPEKIIDICSHFYMKFGNTKIFTEAIYISFKHDNDLLTLRLLKEWKNNGHKLRPHYFWPFLVKAQNNHDIKGLLKYIKDMISVYNVEPCINTIANFIIPNLLGVDSSSSSLLKEYGISEETVRNATVYYLLQNNKTRSSYMYVLKYPTYYNDFILGNLLRQALFNTYDIDSYLEIVRHLYVETNTGQKEKVSMTDKIYDIMDFLHKNPTCISKILQYLSKNKLQFSNDFYHVLLDYQNKNLTKEEMELLKSINKDSSMTSITQMENEQSQTKNSMSKKLHSFTSCDPIMLFKLFLRSNSWSTSIPHEIYIFVTDQLLKRYTNEESKIILKKLINQYRICATCKLSLTYAQNLISLGYLDDAAEIIEYTGKVIKIRSKIVDDYTKSLLGEAALMGNDRIG; encoded by the exons atggcattatttttcaattccaCTAAGTATTTTAGATgtcttagaaatatttctaaacgtATTCAAATCAATAAcagttataaaaattttttatatttgaaagatgAAGAATTAACCTTACAAGAAAG aaatttagcAAATcaacaaacaaaattatcggacattgataatataatgaaaaagatagataacaAATACCAACATGAAGGTTTAATAGATAAACACTTGATAGAAGATATCATAAATTGTATTCAAATAGAAG GAAAACTTGAATCTTCACAGGCTCTTTTAACTCTTCGTTGTTGTAATATCTTGATACAATGTACACAAGAGCAAAGGATAAAGTTTGCAAATACCTTGTGGAAGTTATGCAATATTTATA ATGTCCCAATGGATATAACTCTTTATAATGCGCTATTACAagtttatattgaaaataattatacattttccccattgaatattttatctgATATGAAGAAACGATTTATTCAACCAAATAAAGTTACATACATGAAATTTTTAGAGTACTTTTGTAAACATGGAAATATAACAAAAGCGATAATTGTATGTCAATGTCTGAAGAATGAAAAGTTAcctttagatataaatatctttaatttattaataataggaTACTCTCAAATTGG cGATCTAAATAGTGCAATAAATGTTCTTGATGTCATACGAAAGATTAATCTACTGCCTTCAAATGAGACTTATACTGCACTTATGTGTGCTTTTGCAAAATTCAATGACATCGTAAGGATACGAGAAATACTATCTAaatgtcaaaagaaaaatgtaaattttacaaatgaaaatatattagatgtGATATATACATTGATAGTTAATAGAAATGTAGATCATATAGATGAG ATGCTCTGGATACTGAAAAAACCATACCATACCGAAGGAATACATTTTTTCGGAAAGATCATTGATATAAAACAAGAAGATATAgctataaaaatacttttttatatgtacccttatataaaaaataatttttgcagGAATGAATATGAAACTttcttcataaataaatttatatgcaGTAACGTG atccctgaaaaaattatagatatatgttcACATTTTTACATGAAATTTGGTAATACCAAAATATTTACAGAagcaatttatatttcttttaaacatGATAATGACCTTCTAACTTTAAGATTAttgaaagaatggaaaaacaaTGGTCATAAACTTAGGCCGCATTATTTTTGGCCATTTTTAGTTAAAGCTCAAAATAATCATGATATTAAAG gtCTTCTGAAATACATTAAGGATATGATCAGTGTATATAACGTTGAACCTTGTATAAATACAAttgcaaattttattatacctaATTTATTAGGCGTTGATTCCTCTTCTAGTTCTTTATTAAAGGAATACGGCATATCAGAGGAAACAGTAAGAAATGCTAcagtttattatttgttacagAATAACAAAACAAGATCTTCTTACATGTATG ttttaaaatatccaacttattataatgatttcatATTGGGAAATTTACTCAGGCAAGCATTATTTAACACATATGATATTGATTCCTATTTGGAAATTGTAAGGCATTTGTATGTAGAAACAAACActggacagaaagagaaagtttctatgactgataaaatatatgatattatggATTTCTTACATAAAAATCCTACATGCATTTCAAAG ATATTgcaatatttatcgaaaaacaAATTACAATTTTCCAATGATTTTTACCATGTTTTACttgattatcaaaataaaaatttaacgaaggaGGAAATGGAactattaaaaagtataaataaggATTCTTcg ATGACAAGTATAACACAAATGGAAAATGAACAATCACAAACGAAAAATTCGATGTCAAAAAAATTGCATTCTTTTACTTCTTGTGACCCTATAATGCTATTCAAACTCTTCTtg CGATCAAACAGCTGGAGTACTTCTATTCCAcacgaaatatatatctttgtaacAGACCAGTTGTTAAAACGATATACGAACgaggaaagtaaaataattctaaaaaaattaataaatcaatatcgTATTTGTGCTACCTGCAAATTATCTTTAACTTATGCACagaatttaatatcattaggCTATTTAGatg ATGCAGCAGAAATAATTGAGTATActggaaaagtaataaaaatcagAAGCAAGATAGTAGACGATTACACTAAATCGTTATTGGGTGAAGCTGCTTTAATGGGCAATGATAGAAta gggtaa